The following proteins are encoded in a genomic region of Neovison vison isolate M4711 chromosome 12, ASM_NN_V1, whole genome shotgun sequence:
- the LOC122892116 gene encoding cationic amino acid transporter 3-like, whose amino-acid sequence MLRQVLRRFGQRLVCRRPLEKKVREFRSEIKLSTLDLVALGVGRTASVGVYFLANEVVSNQAGPSTVICFLVAGLTSLLTGLCYAEFSARVPHSGSAYLYSYITVGELWAFITGWNLILSFAVDALVMMQAWILTFNIIFEYRISETQQEAISQYVPQVIADNLGYVFIIFVFFSMELQFMGWHGFLRVFEVFTLVKLLVLSFFIISGFIKGDLHNWKLTEEDYIQARLNDTSHVGPLGSGGFMPFGFQGILRGSATCFYAFIGFSVIVTRVKESHNPQRSIPMGIVISLLICFFVYFGVSAALTLMVPYYQLQPGSTLPEAFLHVGWVPAYYVVAFAIFSSIFVSTHWSFTIPIRWVISMMAEDGVLFPVLTRFTFGTYGRIVSTVIFGIITAVMVFFYGLTDLLDLRSIGTLISYSLVAFCVLIIRYQPERRKEENEKELQEEDEGNEAQVQEENGGNEVQMQEKDGGNQTQAQEETAPAIGKLTLQGLFFPGSPTPTPLSGQVVYVCSSLLVLLLTLLCLVLAHWPGLLSGDPGQITVVVLLLVVITGITGVIWRQPQSSTPLPFKVPALPLLPLLSIFVNVCLMMQMSAGTWLRFGVWMLIGLALYFCSGIQQSLVA is encoded by the coding sequence ATGCTGCGACAGGTGCTTCGCAGGTTTGGTCAAAGGCTGGTATGCCGACGTCCGCTGGAGAAAAAAGTGCGTGAATTTAGATCTGAGATAAAACTGAGCACTCTGGATTTAGTGGCCCTGGGTGTGGGCCGCACAGCGAGTGTCGGTGTGTACTTCCTGGCTAATGAGGTGGTCAGTAACCAAGCAGGACCATCCACTGTGATCTGCTTTTTGGTGGCAGGTCTAACATCACTGTTGACTGGGCTGTGCTATGCGGAGTTTAGTGCCCGGGTCCCCCATTCTGGCTCAGCATATCTCTACAGCTACATCACTGTAGGTGAACTCTGGGCTTTCATCACTGGCTGGAATCTCATCCTCTCTTTTGCTGTTGATGCACTTGTTATGATGCAGGCCTGGATCTTAACTTTTAACATCATCTTTGAATATCGGATCTCTGAGACCCAGCAAGAGGCCATCTCACAGTATGTTCCCCAAGTCATTGCAGACAATCTAGGTTACGTTTttatcatctttgtttttttcagcaTGGAACTGCAGTTTATGGGTTGGCATGGCTTCCTCAGAGTTTTTGAAGTGTTCACATTGGTGAAGCTTTTGGTTCTCAGCTTTTTCATCATCTCTGGCTTCATTAAGGGGGACCTGCACAACTGGAAGCTCACAGAAGAGGACTACATACAGGCCAGACTCAATGACACCTCTCACGTGGGCCCTTTGGGCTCTGGAGGATTCATGCCTTTTGGCTTCCAGGGGATTCTCCGTGGATCAGCTACCTGTTTCTATGCATTTATAGGTTTCAGCGTTATTGTTACCAGAGTCAAAGAATCCCACAATCCCCAGCGTTCCATCCCCATGGGCATTGTGATTTCACTGCTCATCtgcttttttgtgtattttggtgTCTCTGCAGCACTTACACTCATGGTTCCTTACTACCAGCTTCAACCTGGGAGCACCTTGCCTGAGGCATTTCTCCATGTTGGCTGGGTCCCTGCCTACTATGTTGTTGCTTTTGCAATTTTCTCTAGTATTTTTGTCAGCACCCACTGGAGCTTTACGATCCCCATACGCTGGGTGATATCCATGATGGCAGAGGATGGTGTCCTGTTCCCAGTCCTTACCAGGTTCACTTTTGGCACATATGGCCGAATCGTGTCCACTGTGATCTTTGGCATTATCACAGCAGTCATGGTATTCTTCTATGGACTCACTGATCTTTTGGACCTGAGATCAATTGGCACCCTGATATCTTACTCCTTGGTAGCTTTTTGTGTTCTCATCATCAGGTATCAGcctgaaaggaggaaggaggaaaatgaaaaagagctgCAGGAGGAGGATGAGGGAAATGAAGCACAGGTGCAGGAGGAGAATGGGGGCAATGAAGTGCAGATGCAGGAGAAGGATGGGGGAAATCAAACACAGGCACAGGAGGAGACTGCACCTGCAATAGGGAAGCTGACTCTACAGGGACTATTTTTTCcaggcagccccacccccactccactcTCTGGCCAGGTTGTCTATGTTTGCTCCTCACTGCTTGTTCTACTGCTGACTCTCCTCTGCTTGGTGCTGGCCCACTGGCCAGGTCTGCTTTCTGGAGACCCAGGGCAGATCACAGTGGTTGTGCTGCTCCTGGTGGTCATCACTGGGATCACTGGGGTCATCTGGAGGCAGCCTCAGAGC